CGATGGAACGGTTGCAACGCAAAATGTCGTCCAAGGTACGTGGACCCCATCAACGGGCGTCGATTATTTTGTCCGCGCGACCTGCGATTATCCGACTGTCCGACTGTTTGCGGGGCCGGTTGGTGGGACCGCTACGCTAATCGCCAAAAACACGTTATCCGGCCCGGTTTACCAAGGCACTGGCACGACAGTTATGGGGCGGGTTCTGGGTGGCGGTGCTGGCCTGAACGGTTACATGGGCGAATGGCGGTTCTCGCATGAGGCCCTGAATACGACCGACGACAGTTTCACCGCGCCGTCAACGCCGTGGCCGAGGACTTGATGGCAGATCAGAACTTTGACGAAAGCGATCGATATGCTTCAAAGCATAGCTTTCCGGCCTCAGCGAGCAATTTTGGATATTCGCCAAAGGGGGTTACTGCCTTACCGGACCTGATTTTGTACGGTGTGCGGTGAAATCTACGCTTGTTTGTAGACATCATCGGCGTCCAATATCGGCAGCCTTCAAAATAGTAGTGAGTGACTTGGCTTTGCCGCGAGCGAGACCGGTCAATTATAGGATTACCACCGTGCAAAAGGTTGGCGGACCAGATCAAGGCCTGCCCTTTCCGCAAATGCGCTTCCAACGGTTTCATTCCTTCGCATAGCTTCCGAATTGCCGGTTCGTAGTGCTCAGAGTAAAGTTTATAGCCGCCTTTACCCCATTTCGAGACGCCAAGATCGTCCATCGTCAGGTGCGGCATGGTGTGCGAGCCGGGATAATAATGCAGCGGCCCGTTTTCGGCGTCGGTGTCCTCCAGCGCGACCCAAACGCCAGCCATGAAGTCTTTCGGAAGACTGCTGAAATGGATCGTGTCGGAGTGCGTTAGTTGCTGGGTGCCGACGGGGAAATTGAGAGTTTGAAAGGCAAACGGTTCTCGCCCGTATAGCAGGGCCAACACGCGTTCGACCTCAGTGTTGAGCGCCAGTTCCTTGACGGCGGGCACCGTTTTCCAAGCGTCCTGAATTCGGGTGGGGTCGCTACCGTATTTGACGCCCTCGATAATCCGGTCGGGCAGGTCGGCGATGTCGAGGTCGATGACAGCGTAGCCCTTCGTTCGAAATTCATCGAACAACGGGCGATCCGCCGCAGGGATAGACGAAGTGTCGGGATCGTCTTGGAGAAATAAAGGGACTGTCTGCATGGTTACTCAGCCATCGGAATCGCGCGCAATCTCTGACCGAACATCCTGAACATCAAGTAAAAACGGGGTCATGAAATGAAGGGCAGGTTGCTTGCCCTCGTCGGCGCGGGTGCGCTGGCGGGGGTTTTTGTCGTGGGGCGGGCGGTTCGGCGGCGGATCGTGGCGCGGCGCATTGCGCAGGCGGCGTTGAAGCGGATTCAATCCGGGGTGCGGGTGTGAACGATCTGGTCGATACCTGGGCCGACGTGATGCGGTGGTGGTCCCCCGGTGGCGCTTTGCTGGCGATATGGCCCTTGTCCTTCTGGCTGCGCGTGCAGGTGCGCCGTTATCTTGACGAGGGCAATCGCACCGTGGCCGTCTCGCTTTTGACGCTGATCTTCGCCGGGTCGGCTCTGGTCGCTTTTCTGCTGTTCGCGCTGTTGGCCGGCACGGTCATCCCGTTCACCAGTCGGTTGACCGGTTTCGGCCAGGACGATCACGTATTCCGTTCGATCATGGCGGCGGCGTGGACACTGGTGGCGCTGGGCGCGTGGATGTCCGCCGTGGCCCTGCGTCGATCGCGCAGGCTGGTCGCCGCGTCGTCTTTCTTCTGGTTGCTTGCGGTGGTCTTCGGCGTATCCGCAACGGCGAGCTGATCCGGTGGTCGTGCCTGAAGCTGGCGTCAAGTACGGTCCGGCGATGATCGTCGCGGTGCTTGGCGCGGTAAACCCCGTTTTCGCCGCGATCGCGTTCGGCATGGTTGCCGGGTGGCTGGCGCTGGCCGCGGTTCTTTACGACGAGGGCAAGACGTTGCCCGAGATCCGGCGCAAGCTGATCGTATCGCTGGGCGTTGGAAGCGTGGGATCGCTTTTCGCGATGTGGATGGTGCGCGTCACCAACGCCGACCCGCTGGTTGCCGCCATGATCGCCGCGAGCATCGCGTTCGGCGGCGTGCGGCTGATCAAGCGGCTGTTGAACCTTGGCGCCAAGGCCGTGGTCTGGGCCGCCGAACACGCGATGAGCGATGTGGCGGCGGCGCGGCGGCGCGAGATGAGCGATCAGGCGCAGGTCGACGCGCTGATGGCCGATCACACGGTTTACCCGGTGGACGGGACGAAGCCGCCCGAGGCGGTGCTGACGGACGACAAGTCCGAGGATTGATCAGCCCGCCATATGGCGGGTTTTTTCGTGGAGAACTGAGAATGACCGAAGCACGGCTTTCGGAGCGTACCCTGCTGGAAATCGCAGATCACGAAGGGGTGGTGCTGGAAGCATACCTCGACAGCGTTGGCGTGTGGACGTGGGGCATCGGCGTGACCGACGATAGCGGGCACAAGGTGGGCCGCTATGTCGACAATCCTTCGACGCTGGAACGGGCGCTGGAAGTCTATGAATGGCTGTTGCGCACGAAGTATCAGCCTGACGTGCTTGCCGCCTTCAAGGGAATCGCTCTGAAGGAACACCAGCTGGCCGCTGCCCTGTCGTTCCACTGGAATACCGGCGCTATCCGCGAGGCGCATTGGGTCCAGTTGTTCTGCAAGGGCGACGTTGCCGGTGCTCGCAAGGCTATCATGAACTGGTCGACCCCCCGCGAGATCATCGGGCGGCGCAAGTGCGAGCGCGACCTGTTCTTCGATGGGCGCTGGTCGAGCGATGGCGACGTGCTGGTCTATCAGGTGCGCAAGCCCGGTTATCAGCCGGTTAAGCCGAAGCCGATGGATCTGCGGCTTGCCGTGCGCGGTGCGTTGGAGCGGGCGGCGTGACCTGGCTGTCCCGCCAACTGATCCGGTTCCTGCTGGCTCTTGTCGTACTCGCCCTGTTCGGCGGGGCGGTAATCGTCATGAGCTTTTTCGTGGTGCCGGAGCAGAACCGCGAAGTGGTGGTGCAGCTGATCGGCGGCATCAACTCGCTCGCGGGCATGGTGATCGGTTTCTACTTCGGCCGTGCCGACAATCCCAACGAAGTGAAAGTGACCAACGATCCGGCGCATCCCGTGCCGGTCGACCAAGGAGAATGAGGTGAGCGCCCACTTTGATGTGAGAAAGGATTCTGATGTCATTCGGCGTGCGTCTCGCGCCTTTGTCGATCAGTTTCTCGACGATGTGATGCCGGACCTGCGGTTGGCTGCGCGCGGCTGTGGCTATGCCCTTGCCCTGCATGGATCGATGGCGCGCGACATCGACCTGATAGCGATCCCTTGGTCCGAACGCGCGGACGATCCCGATTTCCTGCTGAACCGACTGTGCGGCGTCCTCTCCGGCAAGGTTGGCAGGGCGCTCTGCGAAAAGGCTTGGACCGACAAGCCGCACGGTCGCCGCGCAAACACCATCATCCTGCCCGGCATGTGCCCTGAGATTGATTTCAGCGTCATGCCACGAATTGAAAGCAAAGGAGAATGAAGATGCTCTTGTTGATGTTGCTCATCGCCGCCTTGGCGGTGTTCCTGTATCCAATTTTCGCACGTCATCATGGCTGGCTGTCGGCTTCCTTGCCTTTGCCGCGACGACGACCCGCGCTGGCATTCGCGGCGGCATTGCTGACGGTGCCGATGCTGACGGCGTGCGAGACGATTCCCGCATCCCCCGGTTCTGCCGCCGATACCACGGTGCTGGACGAACAGGCCGCCTATGGCGTCGAACTGGCCTATGCCGCAGCCCGAACCGCCGCAGAGGTCGGCGTGAAAGCCGGGTTCATCAAGGGCGAGACGGCGGTGAAAGTCGCGTCTGCCGACCAGAAGGCCTACGCCGCCGTCCTGTTGGCGCGGGCCGCTTACGACACTGGCAACGCCGATACCTACGAAACCGCCCTGATCGATGCGCGTGCGGCGATTGCCGCCTTGCTGACGCTTGCCAATGGAGACCCGGCATGAAGTTCACAGTCGAAGACCTGATCCGCCTGCTGATGATGGTCGGTCCGATCATCGCCCAGACGAAGGAATTCATCGAGCGATTCGAGCTGCTGATCAGCGCGCAGGGTCCGGAAGACCAGGCGAAACTGCGTGAAGCGCGCGAAGTGCTGATCGTCGAGAACGACGCGGGCCACGACCGTCTGCAAGCTATGCTGGCCGAAGCGGCGGACACCGGCGGGGAATGATCCGCGCGGGGTTGATCCTTGCCGCCATCGTGCTCGCCCTTGTCGGGGCGCTCTGGGCAACCGGGCACCTCGACGTGGGCGGGCGCAAGGCCAGCGAGGCGGAGATCGCGACCGGTCAGGCCGATGCCGCGATCAAAAGCGGCGCGGATGCCGCGAACACGTCGGCGGACAACGAGCGTGCCGACGCCCAGACGGACAAGGACGTCGAAGATGCGAAGACCAAGATCGATGCGGCTTCTGCTCGCCGCGACCCTGTCGGTTCCGGCCGCGCTGCTCGCGACGGGCTGTGTCGGGCTGACCCCGATTATTGCGAGTGACACCGGCTGTTCGGCGCTGGTGGCCGATAGCCTGATCGCGCCGGTTCCGGGCACGAAGGCGCCGGAAAAGGTGGAGTACCCGGACGAGGTGATCTTTGCAGGGTCGCCGCTGGACTATGCCAATGCCATGATCGATGCTCTGATCCTCGACAAAGCCGGGTGGGAGAAGTTCGGCGTTGAACAGACCGGGCAGTTGAAGAAGGCCAACCGCGACAAGGCGGACATCGTCAAGACGGTGGGCGACTGCGAAGCGCGGGACCGGGCGGCGGTGCGCAATGCGCAGCCGCGGTTCAAGATTTTCTGAACACGTCCGCACGGCCATAGGCCGGAGCGGGGGTGCCGTGCGCTAACACGGCAACCGACGAGTGAACCCTCGTCACGCGCGGCAGGCCTTGCCGCTAACGCCCCGCGCCCGTGCACCGGGCGGGGCCGTCCTAAGGTAAAAATCGAGATGGAGCTACTGCCCGAACGTTGTAATCCCGTCCGTCCGGCCGCGCCCTATATCGGCGGCAAGAAAAATCTGGCCAAGCGGCTTGCGCGGATGATCGATGCGCATCCGTGCGGGACCTATGCCGAGCCGTTCGTTGGCATGGGCGGAGTCTTCCTGCGCCGGACCCGTCGGGCCGAGGCGGAGATCATTAACGATATCAGCGAAGATGTGGCCACGTTCTTCCGGATCCTGCAGCGCCACTACATCGCATTCATGGATATGCTGCGCTTCCAGTTGACGACGCGAAGTGGATTCGAGCGGCTGTTAAAAGTCGATCCGTCCACACTGACCGATCTGGAGCGTGCGGCGCGGTTCCTCTATCTCCAGCGACTGGCGTTCGGTGGGAAAGTCAGCGGGCGCAGCTTCGGCGTTATGGTCGAGCGTCCGGCGAGGTTCGACGTGACCAAGCTGGCATCGCAGCTGGAAGAGCTGCACGAACGATTGGCGAGCGTGGTGATCGAACGACTGCCGTTCGCGGAGTTCATCGCG
The sequence above is a segment of the Croceicoccus naphthovorans genome. Coding sequences within it:
- a CDS encoding phytanoyl-CoA dioxygenase family protein: MQTVPLFLQDDPDTSSIPAADRPLFDEFRTKGYAVIDLDIADLPDRIIEGVKYGSDPTRIQDAWKTVPAVKELALNTEVERVLALLYGREPFAFQTLNFPVGTQQLTHSDTIHFSSLPKDFMAGVWVALEDTDAENGPLHYYPGSHTMPHLTMDDLGVSKWGKGGYKLYSEHYEPAIRKLCEGMKPLEAHLRKGQALIWSANLLHGGNPIIDRSRSRQSQVTHYYFEGCRYWTPMMSTNKRRFHRTPYKIRSGKAVTPFGEYPKLLAEAGKLCFEAYRSLSSKF
- a CDS encoding lysozyme — its product is MTEARLSERTLLEIADHEGVVLEAYLDSVGVWTWGIGVTDDSGHKVGRYVDNPSTLERALEVYEWLLRTKYQPDVLAAFKGIALKEHQLAAALSFHWNTGAIREAHWVQLFCKGDVAGARKAIMNWSTPREIIGRRKCERDLFFDGRWSSDGDVLVYQVRKPGYQPVKPKPMDLRLAVRGALERAA
- a CDS encoding DNA adenine methylase, with amino-acid sequence MELLPERCNPVRPAAPYIGGKKNLAKRLARMIDAHPCGTYAEPFVGMGGVFLRRTRRAEAEIINDISEDVATFFRILQRHYIAFMDMLRFQLTTRSGFERLLKVDPSTLTDLERAARFLYLQRLAFGGKVSGRSFGVMVERPARFDVTKLASQLEELHERLASVVIERLPFAEFIARYDSAGTLFYLDPPYFGSETDYGKDVFSRDDFAVLADRLASIEGRFILSINDAPQVREIFAAFPFDVVETTYTISQGDAQKVGELIIRSPDG